A single window of Halalkalicoccus subterraneus DNA harbors:
- a CDS encoding outer membrane protein assembly factor BamB family protein yields the protein EELWSVETGDWTGSGPATDGETVYAANIDGNVYALAADTGEQRWRFQTGGEVWSSPTVAGDRVYVANRAGNVYALDAAEGTNQWGVSIGEVVFSSPTVVGESLYIGSTDGALYALR from the coding sequence GAGGAGCTCTGGTCGGTCGAAACGGGTGACTGGACCGGGTCCGGACCGGCCACCGACGGCGAAACCGTCTACGCGGCGAACATCGACGGGAACGTCTACGCGCTCGCGGCCGACACGGGCGAGCAACGGTGGCGTTTCCAGACCGGCGGTGAGGTGTGGTCCTCGCCGACGGTCGCCGGCGACCGCGTCTACGTCGCGAACCGCGCCGGCAACGTCTACGCGCTCGACGCCGCCGAGGGGACCAACCAGTGGGGCGTCTCGATCGGCGAAGTGGTCTTCTCCTCGCCGACCGTAGTCGGCGAGAGTCTCTACATCGGTAGTACCGACGGTGCGCTGTACGCACTCAGATAG